The Micropterus dolomieu isolate WLL.071019.BEF.003 ecotype Adirondacks linkage group LG20, ASM2129224v1, whole genome shotgun sequence genome has a segment encoding these proteins:
- the hdc gene encoding histidine decarboxylase, with translation MQAEEYNRRGKELVDYITQYLGTIRERRVIPDVKPGYMKDLLPDTAPAEPEDWESIFNDIEKVIMPGVVHWQSPHMHAYYPSLTSWPSMLGDMLADAINCVGFTWASSPACTELEMNVMDWLCKALGLPSFFLHHHPGSRGGGILQSTVSESTLVALLAARKDRILQLRAELDQEVDDSVLNSRLVAYASDQAHSSVEKAGLISLVKIRFLPTDEQLSLRGETLKQAIQEDRRRGLVPFMLCATLGTTGVCAFDNLSELGPVCAEEGLWLHVDAAYAGSAYFCPELRWSLEGIEFAHSFVFNPSKWMMVHFDCTAFWVKDKYKLQQTFTVDPIYLRHENSQAATDFMHWQIPLSRRFRSLKLWFVMRSFGLKNLQAHIRHGIEMAKLLESHIRNDPNFEVPAERHLGLVVFCLKGGNALTQELLRRLTRSGTMYLIPADIHTKRIIRFTVTSQFTTAEDILKDWSTISKMGSTLLAENNAGKPKSGKDEVLGSDGNPESDTSSEERENAASMLDKAEVELWIDKVWTRSRRPMRSLSCNSEPLPYTYIGPLSGNDFETRPSLKDAAGTLPTPSMTGSGPVFKITDTPSNLLGKQVLKKLTKFYSVPSFCNQWVQCGRHQLCCPLKVSQAAQKHLSSTCRRMNCMSSSPVASTAPAPTPLETATAPKHL, from the exons ATGCAGGCTGAGGAATACAATCGCAGAG GTAAGGAGCTGGTAGACTACATCACACAGTACTTGGGCACCATCAGGGAGAGGAGGGTGATTCCAGATGTGAAGCCAGGTTACATGAAGGACCTTCTTCCTGACACTGCACCTGCAGAGCCGGAGGACTGGGAAAGTATCTTCAACGACATTGAGAAAGTCATCATGCCAGGA GTGGTTCACTGGCAGAGTCCTCACATGCATGCCTACTACCCGAGTCTGACTTCATGGCCCTCTATGCTCGGGGACATGCTGGCCGATGCCATCAACTGTGTTGGATTCACCTGG GCCTCCAGCCCTGCATGTACAGAATTGGAAATGAATGTGATGGACTGGTTGTGTAAAGCACTGGGGCTCCCCTCCTTCTTCCTGCATCACCATCCTGGCAGCAGAGGTGGAGGCATACTGCAG AGCACTGTCAGTGAGAGTACACTGGTTGCTCTGCTGGCAGCCAGGAAAGACAGAATTTTGCAGCTGCGGGCTGAGCTTGACCAGGAAGTGGACGACTCTGTCCTAAATTCGAGACTTGTGGCCTACGCTTCAGATCAG GCGCACTCCTCAGTTGAGAAGGCAGGTCTGATCTCTCTGGTGAAGATCAGGTTTCTGCCCACTGATGAGCAGTTGTCTCTGAGAGGAGAAACTTTGAAACAAGCCATACAAGAAGACAGGAGGAGGGGACTGGTCCCTTTCATG TTGTGTGCAACTTTAGGAACCACAGGAGTGTGTGCCTTTGACAATCTATCTGAACTGGGACCAGTCT GTGCAGAAGAGGGACTGTGGCTCCATGTTGATGCTGCGTACGCTGGCTCAGCCTACTTCTGTCCTGAGCTCCGCTGGTCCCTGGAGGGCATTGAATTTGCTCACTCTTTTGTCTTTAACCCTTCCAAGTGGATGATGGTCCATTTTGACTGCACAGCTTTCTG GGTGAAGGATAAATACAAGCTCCAACAGACATTCACTGTTGATCCCATTTACCTCAGACATGAAAACTCACAGGCAGCCACAGATTTTATG CATTGGCAAATTCCCCTGAGTCGACGTTTCCGTTCTCTCAAACTCTGGTTTGTTATGCGCTCCTTTGGACTGAAAAACCTACAGGCTCATATCAGACAT GGGATTGAGATGGCAAAGCTCTTGGAGTCTCACATAAGAAATGACCCAAATTTTGAGGTTCCTGCTGAGAGGCACCTTGGCCTAGTGGTCTTCTGTCTGAAA gGAGGAAATGCTTTGACCCAGGAGCTGTTGAGAAGACTGACCCGGTCAGGCACCATGTACCTCATCCCTGCAGACATTCACACCAAACGCATCATCCGATTTACGGTGACCTCGCAGTTTACTACCGCAGAGGACATCCTTAAGGACTGGAGCACCATCTCCAAAATGGGTTCCACTCTTCTGGCTGAGAATAATGCAGGCAAACCAAAATCAGGGAAAGATGAGGTGTTAGGGTCTGATGGAAACCCAGAATCAGATACCAGttctgaggagagagagaacgCTGCCTCCATGCTGGACAAGGCTGAAGTGGAGCTGTGGATTGACAAGGTTTGGACTCGATCTAGGAGGCCAATGCGCTCCCTTAGCTGCAACAGCGAGCCTCTGCCTTACACTTACATTGGGCCGCTGTCTGGCAATGACTTTGAAACAAGGCCTAGCCTTAAAGATGCTGCAGGTACCCTCCCCACTCCATCAATGACAGGATCCGGCCCTGTGTTTAAGATTACAGACACGCCGTCAAATCTTCTGGGTAAACAAGTCCTTAAAAAGCTGACGAAGTTTTACAGTGTGCCCAGTTTCTGCAACCAGTGGGTGCAGTGTGGCCGCCACCAGCTGTGCTGCCCTCTGAAGGTTTCACAGGCAGCTCAAAAACACTTGTCCTCAACCTGCAGAAGAATGAACTGTATGTCTTCTTCTCCTGTAGCCAGCACAGCTCCTGCACCAACTCCTCTGGAAACTGCCACGGCACCTAAGCACCTGTAA